DNA from Bacteroidota bacterium:
CAAAAAGAGTTAAACAGATTGTAAAATTACTTTCGGGAAACAATTTTGGGCAAATTTTTATTTCCGATACCAGCCAGGATAGATTGCATAAAATACTTTCTGAAATTGATATTGAAAATATAATATTTAATATCGAAAATGGAATTATTACACAGGCTGACAGTTTCGCAAACCAATGAGTCTAAAATCACATTCTGTTTGCATTCAATGTTATTATAATTACTAAAACATTGAATTTTAAATAAATACATAGTTGAAAAAATAAATGAGAAGAAACAATACAGTAGCTGTAAAATCAATTGTTGAAGAAATACTTCAAAAAAACAAATTAGATAATAAACTGAAAGAAGTTAGGCTAATTAAAAATTGGGAATTTATAGTTGGAAAAATTGTTGCAAATGCTACTACAAATCTATATATAAAAAATCGTTGTCTTTTTATTCATCTCAGTTCATCGGTTGTTAGGAGCGAACTTCAAATGTTGCAGACAACTGTAATTGAGGCTGTAAACAAATATGCCGGAGAAAAAATTGTTGAAAAAGTTGTTTTACGTTGAAAAAGGATGAACCAGGGATTTAAGAATTTGAAGATTTAGGGAGACTTCTAAAAATACAAATTTCTTCGTTGTTTCTAAATTTTAAAATCCTCATTTACAATAGCAAACTGCGGTATTACAATTTCTTACGCCTTGAACTTTACTATTTTTAGAACTCCCCTTAGAAATGAATAAAATCAAATCTCCAATTCTCAAAACTATTTCGGAGCAATTCGATAAGAAATATATCCTACAAAAACAAATATTATATTTGGTAGCCAAACAGCAACAAGCGGATTAAGGCTGCCATTTATAGCAAATTGAGACGAAAACCTCATAAATAAAATGTAGCTAAAACTTATTGCAATTCCTAAACCGATGTGTAGTCCAATACCTCCTTTCACTTTTCTTGATGCAATAGTTACGCCTATTAAGGTCAAAATAAATGTAGAAAAAGGGTAAGCAATTCTATTATATTTTTCAATCAAATAACTTTCAATATTGCTTGCACCTCGCACTTTTTGTTGTTCAATAAAACTGTTCAGCTCGTGAATGTTCATTGTTTCAACAATGTTGAGCCGGCTGCTGAAATCTTTTGGTTTAACCGTAAGGCTTGTGTCAATTTTTTTCCCTTTTTCAAAACGCTCATCTAAGCCATCAATATGCCTGATAAAGTAATTATAAATATCCCATTTTTTTGTTTCCTTATTCCATTTTATATAGTCGGAAGTAAGTTTTGAAACTAATTTTTTATCTTCAAATTTTTCGAGCGAAAAAAGTTGCCCGGTGTGAGTAGTAGTGCTGTAACTTTCCATATACATATAAACACCAGGCAAGATTTGTTTGTGAATATGCTTATCGTAGTTTCGGTACGGATTTTTCAAATATTTTTCAGCAAATTCGAGCCTGTTTTTATTTGCAGGAGGAATAATATAGCTATTCAAAATAAAAGAAAACAATGCAATAATAATTGCCGAAAGCAAATATGGAAGCATTAATCGCAGAAAGCTTACACCACTGCTTAAAATTGCAATAATCTCGGTATTGTATGCCATTTTCGATGTGAAAAAAATTACTGCAATAAAAGTAAATAGAGCACTGTACAAATTCACAAAGTAGGGCACAAAATTCATGTAATAATCAAAAATGATTTCAGACAATGGAGCTTCTTTTTCTATAAAATCATCAATTCGTTCAGTGATATCAAAAACAATGGCGATGCTGATTATTAAAATTATTGCGAAAAAGAATGTCCCAATAAATTTTTTAATTATATAAATGTCTATTTTTTTTAACATAAAAAAGATAACAGTTTGTTGTGTCTTTTATTTTTTCAATTCTTGTTGTAGCCAATTTCTAATTTCAACTAATTCGTTTGGTGTAATTGCATGATCTGCATCATACTCTTTATATTCCGTTTTTATTCCAAGCTTTTTCAAAGATTTATGAACTTCTCTGGCATCTTCAATGAGTACAATTTTATCGTTTT
Protein-coding regions in this window:
- a CDS encoding DUF721 domain-containing protein, which produces MRRNNTVAVKSIVEEILQKNKLDNKLKEVRLIKNWEFIVGKIVANATTNLYIKNRCLFIHLSSSVVRSELQMLQTTVIEAVNKYAGEKIVEKVVLR
- a CDS encoding YjgP/YjgQ family permease, whose protein sequence is MFFMLKKIDIYIIKKFIGTFFFAIILIISIAIVFDITERIDDFIEKEAPLSEIIFDYYMNFVPYFVNLYSALFTFIAVIFFTSKMAYNTEIIAILSSGVSFLRLMLPYLLSAIIIALFSFILNSYIIPPANKNRLEFAEKYLKNPYRNYDKHIHKQILPGVYMYMESYSTTTHTGQLFSLEKFEDKKLVSKLTSDYIKWNKETKKWDIYNYFIRHIDGLDERFEKGKKIDTSLTVKPKDFSSRLNIVETMNIHELNSFIEQQKVRGASNIESYLIEKYNRIAYPFSTFILTLIGVTIASRKVKGGIGLHIGLGIAISFSYILFMRFSSQFAINGSLNPLVAVWLPNIIFVFVGYISYRIAPK